CGACCGATTTCTGAGTCAGCTGGAAGCTTGCTATGTAGATGATACAGCTTGAAAAACTATTGTTTGTACACAGTGAGgctaattttatataattgacTAAAATAGAAGGAAGGTCAATGTCTTCCCCTGTAtgtatgaatgaaaaaaatatagtcaTCACCAATTTTCAATAACATTAAAGGTGAGGGAACTTGTGAAAACGATACGAAGCTACTTCGTTCATATGATTAGTTTCTATTGATCAAGACAATTTTACAAATAAGAagtcaataaaaaaaagaagaagaagaagccctaggtctctctctctctctatatatatatattgtctgtgtatatatatatattggatttttttccagctacaaaaaaaagaggcaCAAAAGCCATTAAGGTAAGTTAATTGATTCAAACAGTTCGGTacttattttccttaaataatgtTTCAGGCTtgagttttgtgaatgaagaatATCCATATTTAAAGAGTTTATCTCCTTAGTGTTGAGAATGTTAATCgcaaatgaaaaaaaggaataacCATGCGCAGCAACATCACGACAAGCCCAATATGTCCGAGAACAaccaagagtgcgcctcgtATTAGTTTCCTTCACCCGAACACAAAAGATGAGCTTGGCTCGAAGTCAGTTGTTGAGGGAGGGTGTTTAAGGTCGTATGACaacggaaaaaaataaaaaaaataaccaTGAGTTTATACGATGATTgggatattaaaaaaaaaaaacaaaaggagtcGTACAAGTCTagggaaatgaaaatgaaaactaattaaatgattagGTACACGTATTCTCACTAATGAGAATCAAACTCTAACATTTAGATTATTAGGAAAGGACGTATTGCTACTATACTACCCTCCATTTCTCGTATATTTTGGATGTTAGCCAatctaattaatattaaacaACGGGAAATTTCCATGAAGAACTAATTAGGAAAAGGTTTTCCAACTGCATATGAAATTACCATGGTCAAAGAGGGCTTATTCCCGAAATTAATAATGTGAAATCCTGCTTGGGACATGCATATGTATGATAATTTCGTGTTTGCACATACGATAATGACTCGATctcaatattttatatttttcaagatTCCAAGATTGAATTCAAAATCGTCGTTTTTCAATTGCGTATTGATCGAGGCAGGGAAAGACTTCTAAGCCATGAGCAGTTTACGTAGAAATTGGGCATTAGTACTTTGACGCATGCAACTAATATATGATTGGGGATGGAcaaaatacacacacacacacacacacatatatagcCTTTGCTGTTTTCGTAGAGTTACTTGGGCTGAGGGtcaatatctatacatatatcaaCTTTTTTGCTTAACTCAATTTCATTACCAGAGACTTGTTCAAGTCCATTGAATTCTATTCTTGTTCTTCCATGCATGAGACAGGAGTGGACCCTACATGGACCTCAAGTCTTCTGCTATGTACACTACACACCATTCTTCACGCTTCTCGTGCAAAGAATAAAAAGGCATGCGGGCGCGTGATCTTTCGAGCATGTTTCGTAGTTCGGAAAGATATAGGAAAAAGGGAATTGTTTATATTAGCTTTGGAGAAACGGAATGGAAACGACGTGTAAAATGGTCTAATTTTGTACAGAAATTGCGTTCTATTATGTTTCAATTCCTTCCTCCGTGACAAATGCGGCTTCAGGAAGTTTCTGTCTTCTGCTACGAACATAATTTATCGATTGATCCCAACTGATGGACTAGCCGGACTTGCTTTCTGCTCTGGGCCCGCAGGCCCACAAGAGTTATTGGTGTGGCCCAACAGATGCCCATACAGCTTCCTCCTCGTtgcttccttttttattttttatttttggtttaTAAGGGAGTCCCATACGCTTGTAAGTatagaaaataaagtaaaataaatggTACATATAATCAAAGAGGGTATAGTACAGTGGTGTACATATTCACATGATAACTAAgagatttcaaattcgataTTTAGGTGAGATTACTTGTACCCTTTATAAAATATgtaagatttatatttcagTATATTAAGATCATTAACTTCCCTTttaatcgaaaaagaaaaaaaaagtacataaaTCCCACCGGTAATTCTGAGCAGGCGTCTTTTATCGTTGTACTAAGACCATTCTTCTCCTCGTTGCATTTTTAggttgtttttattttatttatgtactTTCCAACCCTTGCTAGTGTATATCATGACCTTAATTGTAATTCTTAGAGATTAAGCACTTTAAATTTTATGGGACTTGCTTCCATGAGCCGCAGGGCTCTATACCTTCCGATAACTCGGTATTTATTAATGTCATTTGACTTACTGAGGActgattatattaaaaaactataaaatcatgcaaagaTTCATATTAATAGCAAAGGCTTTTAGGTTAGATATATAGGCATGAATTCGAGATTAGAAGTGCATGAATCGTGATCATCGCTAGATGAAAGAAAAGTCGGAGTTGCCTCCCTAAGCATGAAAAGCCAATTGGCGATACCCGAAACATGGTCCCTCATCAGTCCTAACCAACTAGACTAGAAGCCACTTAGGGGGCGATAAAGGTATCAGTATCGTCTCCGGATTCATAAATAGCTCACAAATTGATAAAAGTTTAGATAAGTCGGTTTGCATGCAGAATATGGTTCGATGTTCAATGGCATGATTTCCATGAGGTTTGTGGTTTGTGGAAGACAGATAATGCTTTCCTCATGCTGACATGATAAGATggctgtatatatatatatatcttcattAAAAAGTTACATAGACAATTGTCTCTTTTGGGCATTTTAGtgagatatatatgttgtGTGTGTGTCCACATCAAGTGAGAAAACAAGAAGAGACGAAATTGACTCAAGTGATGATGAAGAATGTCGTTCTTTCGGTGAAGTTGCTTTTCTGTGCATTTGCATGACTCCACTATTAAACAAACATGCCCTTCTGTGCACATCTCAAGCGATCCCCATAATTACTGAACACGAACCGTTTTAGACGGCATCCATTCGACATTCTGTCCGCTAGTCTTAGACCGATTATTTTAGGCGATTCCACTGGAGTCTCTCTAATCGTTTCTAtatctttacatttttttaaaatttttaatttaattttggacCTCTGGCCCTGTTTCCCTatctaaaaaaatatcatGTTAAGCTTATGCCATGATCGTTACAGTACAACGGAAAACTTACTTCGGACTCCAATCCGAAGTGGATGATGCTATACGTACTGGACCGAGGTAGGTTATCCCATTCTATACACGTAACCAGCTTGTTTAACAGATCAAGTCTAACATCGATGTCGTTTTTTGGATCCTAATGTTGGACTGCACCTGGTAGGGTCAACCGTGAAGTAAACGGGAGAAGGGAGCAGTCAATTGGTGCATGAGATGTGGAATCAACCCTCGGAAGTTGGAGTTAGAAGGCGTCCCCGCTCCTGATCAGATCTCATCTCatctaactttttttttcggtgtgaacctTAATATTCGAAAGTTTAATTgggtcccgactaatccagtcaaaCTAGATCAgcccactaagggataaaagTCCCACAGCTtgaattttttgcattcacaaaCATCCAACTGTTGAAATTATCTCATGGTGGCTCATCTCATCTAACTTTCACTGTATCCAATTGGGGTCTGGTGCCGTCCCACTTATTCCATATTTGGCATTCAACCATAAAATCGCACCTCTGTGATTCGATTTTCAGCCCCATGTAAAAATCTCAAAAATATGTGTTTTGGATTACTTCATCTAACAACTTAAACTTTTTGAATCGAAAATAGGCTTAAATCCGACAATTGAGTTAGTAGAACTCGAGTTTTTAAGTTAGAGATATGACTCAATCTCGTATAAGTTtagtgaaaatttaatatgatatTTTACACCACGTCAAGTCAGATAGTGAAAGCCGTGCAACTAATACTGATCATGTCTAATTCAAAATTGCCTTCCGGAGCGGACCAACACAAATGAAGGATAGTACATCATCGTGATTATCAGATGACCTCCAGCTGTTCACTTGTACTATGTAATCCAGCATGATCATTGTACCAagcccaaaaaggaaaaataaaaataaaaatagcatGATCATTATACCAAGCTGAACTGAGAGCGAACCATAAGTTACGATTTTCGGGGCATGACCGAGTCGTAGATAAGGCCCGATTTGGAAAATTGACGCATTCCGACTCCTCCGACTTTTATAGGAAAGACGAAATCAACAAGCTTTGTTGGGTCCAAAAGTGCACCAGCCACAAGCTTAGGGTCCTtttcatgatatatatatatgtgtgtgtgtgccaAGCACTTATGTAAGGAGATACAAACCCGAAACCCTCAAAAGTATGGGGAATCGCTTAACTCTCCAAGGAAAGGTTGTGAGGATCATAAAGAAAGATGGCAAAGTCCTTGAATACAGAACTCCATTGAGAGTCCACCAAGTCCTGTCAGATTTCGAGGGCCAACACGCTATATCTGAGGGGATTCCGGAGAAGGAGTATCTCCGGCTGGACTCCATGCTGGTGGGTGGCCGCTCATACTACTTGGTTCCTCTCGCGAGACCCGTAaagatggagaagaagaagaagaagaagaaggtaaGGTTCGCGGATCAACTAGAGACGGAAGGAGGGACAGGAGGCGCTGTGGTTCGGGTGAAGCTGTTAATCAGTAGAAGGGAACTACAGGAGCTGCTAGAGAGAGGAGCTGTTTCAGTTTCTCGGTTTAGTGAAGCCAGTGCAGTCTGCAGGGGCAATTCTTCTGAAGAGTGGAAGCCTGTCTTAGAGCATATCCCTGAAGGGAACTAGCAATTCCTCGTCCGTATTAAGGAACGGAAATATCCGACACCGTGAAAATTAAACATGGGCTGTGTTTTGTAGGTGAAACGAACTCCGTTTCCATTTCATTCTTTCGTACCAAATGTGATATGAGAGAATATTGTCTGTTCTATCTCTCACATAGAAAAGATATACGGATATAGTTTGTCAAGAAAATATACCGAATGTAGAATGAAACTTAGGAGAGAAAAGCTTTCGTCTTACTGCTCGTCACCCCACTACGCAAAGTGTGAATGTTTCTGCGTTTTCATTTCCGATTTTTCCAGGAAATCGATCCAAATTGAGCTCGCCGCTAATTCTAAACAGAGATTATCTTCAAAATGACTAGGCTAGAGTCGATCATCTCATTTTCCAATTATTCCAGAAAAAAATATGGATAACAATGTCATCTGCTCCTGCCGAAGAAGCGATTTATGCTCACTCCTTGACAATCCATAACAGAAACGGCATGGTTCGGAGTTGGGAATACCAGACAAAAGCACGAGGGCGGTGCGAAGAAATTCCCAGATAAACATAATACATCCATCCATGTTCAAGTCAAAAACGCGCTATGGAACCCCGATTGGTTTGTCTCGGTGAGATTCACCATTGACCGTCTTATCAACAACAGTCTTTAAGTAAACATGAAATTCACGTATATTTTACTCCAGCAACTGTTGCTGTGATCATGGCGTGCTGCTAGAACAGTGCTTCATCATGATACACGCACCACAGCGCAAAGTGGAGTTACTGATCTAGAGCTATTGCGCCTCATGAGGTCTGAAATTACAAGTGACGAGGGGTGAAAGGCATGCATTTTGACCATGATGAGGAAGGATAGTGGATTCCTACTATTGCCTATGGAGCATTCAGCAAAAGTCATGTTGGAC
The sequence above is drawn from the Punica granatum isolate Tunisia-2019 chromosome 5, ASM765513v2, whole genome shotgun sequence genome and encodes:
- the LOC116208616 gene encoding uncharacterized protein LOC116208616; this encodes MGNRLTLQGKVVRIIKKDGKVLEYRTPLRVHQVLSDFEGQHAISEGIPEKEYLRLDSMLVGGRSYYLVPLARPVKMEKKKKKKKVRFADQLETEGGTGGAVVRVKLLISRRELQELLERGAVSVSRFSEASAVCRGNSSEEWKPVLEHIPEGN